TGCCGAAGGCCATGAAGTGGAAAGCTGCGGCAATGCCTCGCGCTGCGTGGCTGATATCCTGTTTTCCGAGACCGGCGCCGATACGGCCACCATTGACACCAAGGGCGGGTTCCTGGCCTGCCGCAAGGCGGATGCGGGCCTGGTGAGCGTCGACATGGGCGTGCCGAAATTCGGCTGGCAGGATATCCCGCTGGCCGAAGAATTTCATGATACCCGCGGCATCGAACTGCAGATCGGGCCGATTGATGCACCCATCCTGCATACGCCGTCTGTCGTCAATGTCGGCAATCCGCATGCGATTTTCTGGGTGGATGATATCGACGTGACGGACCTGTCAAAGACCGGGCCGCTGCTGGAAAATCACCCGATGTTTCCCGAACGGGCCAATATCTCTTTGGCCCGTGTGCTGTCGCCCGCCCAAATCGAGGTGAAGGTCTGGGAGCGCGGCGTCGGTTTGACCCGCGCCTGCGGCACGGCTGCCTGCGCGGTTGCGGTGTCGGCGGCGCGCACCAAGCGGAGCGGCCGTGAAGTCACCATTACGCTGCCGGGCGGCGACCTGCTGATTGAATGGGATGAGCGCGATCATATCCTGATGACCGGGCCGGTCAGTTATGATTTCGAAGGTGACCTGTCTGTGCTGGAAGATGCAGCGCCGTGAACAAGCCGGTCGACATTGTCAACTTCGGCTGCCGGCTGAATGCCTACGAGGCGGAAGTCATGCGGTCTCATACCGATGCGGCCGGTCTGGACAACGCAGTCGTGATCAATACCTGCGCGGTGACAGCCGAAGCCCAGCGCCAGGCCCGGCAGGCCATCAGGCGGGCCCGCAGGGACAGGCCGGGTGCACGCATTATCGTGACCGGGTGTGCCGCCCAGGTGGACGGACCGGCATTTGCGGCCATGGACGAGGTGGACCTCGTCGTCGGCAACGAGGAAAAGCTCCAGGCAGACACCTGGCGCAAAAGCGCCATGGATTTCGGCCTGGCCGGCGAAACGCCGGTACGGGTCAATGACATCATGGAGGTCAGGGAAACCGCGCTGCACATGCTGGATGGTTTTGGCGAGCGCACGCGGGCATTCGTGCAAGTGCAGACGGGATGCGACCATCGCTGCACATTCTGCATTATCCCGTTTGGGCGTGGCAATTCGCGCTCGGTGGGTGCCGGTGAAGTGGTGACCCAGATCCGCACGCTGGTGGCGTCGGGCTGTCCTGAAGTGGTGCTGTCGGGAGTTGATATCACGTCGTACGGCAAAGACCTTCCTGGCCAGCCCAGCCTGGGCAACCTGGTGCGGCGGATACTGAAAACCGTGCCGGAGCTGCAGCGCTTGCGGATTTCGTCAATCGACTCGGTTGAAGCTGACGAGGACCTGCTGATCGCGATCGAAGAAGAAGAGCGCCTGATGCCGCATCTGCATTTGTCCCTGCAGGCGGGCGACGACATGATCCTGAAGCGCATGAAACGTCGGCACCTGCGCGACGACGCCATCCGGTTTTGCGACGATGTTCGGCGCAGGCGGCCGGATGTGGTCTTCGGCGCGGATATCATTGCCGGCTTTCCGACCGAAACCGATGCGATGTTTGAAAACTCGATCAGGCTGGTAGAGGACTGCGGGCTGACCTTCCTGCATGTTTTCCCCTATTCCGTCCGGCCCGGCACCCCGGCGGCAAAGATGCCGCAAGTCAACGGGGCCGACATCAAGGCGCGCGCCAAAGCATTGCGTTCTGCAGGTGAAAAACGCTTGTCGGGCTTTGTGACGTCACAGGTCGGACAAACCAGGGATGTCCTGTTTGAAACCGAATCGCGCGGCCGCACGCCGCATTATCTCAATGTCGATATTGCCGGGCGCAGCATGAAACCCGGCGAGATCGCATCGGTGCGCCTTTTGCAGACAGCCGGACATGATCTGGCCGGGGAGCTGGTTGTTTGAGCTTTTTCAAGAAACTTTTCAATCGTATTGGCGGCAAGAAGGACGAGGAAAAGCCCCCGGAAGAGGTAGAGCAGGAGCAATTGCCTGCTCCCGAGCCGGTTGTTGAACCGGAACCGGTTCCTGAGGTTGTCCCGGAGCCTGAGCCTGAGCCGGAACCGGTTGCCGAGGCAGCCGCAGTTGACGCCGCACCAAAGAAAAAAGGCTTGCTGGGCCGTCTGAAGGAAAGCTTTACAGGCGCCAGGGAAGAGGCTGCGCCTGAACCGGAGGCGACACCTGAACCGGAGGTCACGCCTGAACCGGAAGCGGCACCTGAACCGGCGGCGAAACCGGAAACAGCGGAAGAGCCGAAGGTAAAGGCGCCGGTCAAGAAAGCGACGGGCAGGGCGAAGCCTGACAAGAAAAAACCAGCCAAGAAGGTTCCTGCTGCAGAGCCTGAACCAGAGATCGTTCAAGCGGAAACCGTAGCTGAACCTGAAACAGAACCTGACCCGGCTGCCGAGACTGAACCGGAGCCGGAATTGGATGTTGCGGCGGAAGTCGAATCAAAAATAATTCCTGAGCCTGAGCCTGAGCCTGAGCCTGAGCCTGAGCCTGAGCCTGAGCCTGAGCCTGAGCCTGAGCCTGAGCCTGAGCCTGAGCCTGAGCCTGAGCCTGAGCCTGAACAGCCCAAGGGCTGGTTTGGCCGGTTGCGCGAGGGATTGTCGAAGTCATCGAAATCGCTCACGACAAACATCACCAGCATCTTCACCAAGCGCAAGCTGGATGCGGACACATTGCAGGATCTGGAGGACGTGCTCATCCAGGCAGACCTTGGTGTGGCAATGGCAACCCGCATCACCGAGGAGGTGTCGCGTGGGCGCTATGACAAGGAGATTGACCCCGGCGAGGTGCGCCGGATCATGGCTGACGAGATCGTCAAGGTTCTGAAACCGGTCGAGATACCGTTCAATTTCGACGCAGACACACAACCATTCGTCATTCTGGTGGTGGGTGTGAACGGCGCGGGCAAGACCACGACCATCGGCAAGCTGGGCGCGATTGCGCAGGCTGAGGGCTTCAAGGTGATGATTGCCGCGTGTGATACGTTCCGCGCCGCCGCCATCGAACAGTTGACGGTCTGGGGCGAACGGGTCGGCGCCAAGGTGCTGTCACGCCCGACCGGTGCCGACGCTGCCGGCCTGGCTTATGACGCGCTCGAACAGGCCCAGGCAGACGGCACTGACATATTGATGATCGATACGGCTGGCAGGCTACAGAACAAGGCAGACCTGATGAGCGAACTGGACAAGATCGTGCGGGTCATCAAGAAGAAGGATGAAGCAGCTCCGCATGCCGTGCTGCTGGTGCTGGACGCCACCACCGGGCAAAATGCGGTGTCGCAGGCCGAAGTGTTCACCAAGGTCGCAGGTGTAACCGGCATCATCATGACAAAGCTTGATGGCACCGCACGCGGCGGCATCCTGGTGGCGATTGCGGAAAAATTCGGCCTGCCGGTTCATGCCATCGGGGTTGGTGAAAAAATCGAGGATCTGCAGCCGTTTGACGCTGAAGGCTTTGCCCGCGCCATTGCCGGGGCTGAGGAAGGACAAGACATTGAGTGAGATTGCCGACAAGCCGAAAATAAATCCGGTGCTGAAACTGGCGCTGGAACTCGGGCCGCTGGTGGTTTTCTTTTTTGTGAATGCCAAGGGCGCTGCGCTGATCGAGCGCTTCGGGCTTGAAAACCTGTTTCCGCAGCCGATTTTTCTGGCAACGGCCGTGTTCATGGTGGTGATGCTGGCATCGATTGCGGCCAGCTGGATTCTCAGCAGACACCTGGCCATCATGCCGTTGATCACCGGTGTGGTTGTGCTTGTGATGGGTGGGCTGACGCTATGGCTGCAGGACGACACGTTCATCAAGGTCAAGCCGACAATCGTCAATGTGTTCTTCGGCGCGGTCCTTCTGGTCGGCCTGGCGTTCGGGCGTTCTCTGCTGGCCTATGTGTTCGACGCTGCCTTTGCGCTCGACAATCAGGGCTGGCGAAAGCTGACGCTTCGATGGGGTGTTTTCTTCTTTGTTCTTGCCGGCCTGAACGAATTTGTCTGGCGTACGCAATCCACCGATTTCTGGGTTGCGTTCAAGGTGTGGGGAACAATGCCGCTGACCATGATTTTTGCGCTGGCGCAGTTGCCTTTGATGCAGAAACACATGCTTCCAGACCCCGAAGATGAGCAAATTTGAAGGTTTTTCACATTACGTAAGGTAAGATTTACAATAAAATGTGAGACATACGGATAAGAATAGTATATGCAAGAGGAAGTGTGTACAGATTGTGCACATGTGAAAAAGTAGTGTGACTATTAAACAAAGCCGGGGGGCTAATATTATGGATGATCGTCCAGATTCTAGTAATGTATCCAATGACAGGGACGGCACTGCGCCCGTCAGCTTCTGGTTAAAGCGTGCCGCTCAATACTCAGCTGATTTATATTCAGATCGCCGTGGAAAATCCGGCCTGACTCAGCGCCAATTCACGGTTTTAGAAGCAGTTTTTCACAATGAAGGCCAGAGCCAGACTACTCTGGTGAAGGAAACCGGCATTGATCGATCAACGCTGGCTGACCTGGTGAATCGACTGGAAACCCATGGTTATTTGTCCCGCAAGCGCAGTGACAAGGACGCCCGGGTCAACTTCGTTTCGTTGACGGAAGCCGGCCGCGACATGCTGATCAATGCGCAGCCACAGGTGTCGCTGGTGGATCAGGCACTCGTGGAAGCGCTGCCGGAACGCAATCGCAAAGCGTTCGTTGCATCGCTTCAGTTACTGTCGGAAAAGCTTGACGAAGCTGAATAACCGTTCACATTTTCGTGAACAGAGACGCTCGGGGCGAAGATGGAGGGGCCCGCTGGCCAGTTATGGCTGGCGGGCCTTTTCTATTGCCGGAATAACATCCTCACGCATGGCACGTTCGGTGATCGGTCCGGTAAATTTATAGACAATCGTGCCCTCGCCATTGATCACAAAAGTTTCAGGCACACCGTAGACACCCCAGTCAACGGACGTGCGGCCGTTGGCATCAACACCGACACTTGTGTACGGATTGCCCAGGGCATTGAGA
Above is a window of Anderseniella sp. Alg231-50 DNA encoding:
- the mtaB gene encoding tRNA (N(6)-L-threonylcarbamoyladenosine(37)-C(2))-methylthiotransferase MtaB — translated: MNKPVDIVNFGCRLNAYEAEVMRSHTDAAGLDNAVVINTCAVTAEAQRQARQAIRRARRDRPGARIIVTGCAAQVDGPAFAAMDEVDLVVGNEEKLQADTWRKSAMDFGLAGETPVRVNDIMEVRETALHMLDGFGERTRAFVQVQTGCDHRCTFCIIPFGRGNSRSVGAGEVVTQIRTLVASGCPEVVLSGVDITSYGKDLPGQPSLGNLVRRILKTVPELQRLRISSIDSVEADEDLLIAIEEEERLMPHLHLSLQAGDDMILKRMKRRHLRDDAIRFCDDVRRRRPDVVFGADIIAGFPTETDAMFENSIRLVEDCGLTFLHVFPYSVRPGTPAAKMPQVNGADIKARAKALRSAGEKRLSGFVTSQVGQTRDVLFETESRGRTPHYLNVDIAGRSMKPGEIASVRLLQTAGHDLAGELVV
- the ftsY gene encoding signal recognition particle-docking protein FtsY, which gives rise to MSFFKKLFNRIGGKKDEEKPPEEVEQEQLPAPEPVVEPEPVPEVVPEPEPEPEPVAEAAAVDAAPKKKGLLGRLKESFTGAREEAAPEPEATPEPEVTPEPEAAPEPAAKPETAEEPKVKAPVKKATGRAKPDKKKPAKKVPAAEPEPEIVQAETVAEPETEPDPAAETEPEPELDVAAEVESKIIPEPEPEPEPEPEPEPEPEPEPEPEPEPEPEPEPEPEQPKGWFGRLREGLSKSSKSLTTNITSIFTKRKLDADTLQDLEDVLIQADLGVAMATRITEEVSRGRYDKEIDPGEVRRIMADEIVKVLKPVEIPFNFDADTQPFVILVVGVNGAGKTTTIGKLGAIAQAEGFKVMIAACDTFRAAAIEQLTVWGERVGAKVLSRPTGADAAGLAYDALEQAQADGTDILMIDTAGRLQNKADLMSELDKIVRVIKKKDEAAPHAVLLVLDATTGQNAVSQAEVFTKVAGVTGIIMTKLDGTARGGILVAIAEKFGLPVHAIGVGEKIEDLQPFDAEGFARAIAGAEEGQDIE
- a CDS encoding septation protein A, producing the protein MSEIADKPKINPVLKLALELGPLVVFFFVNAKGAALIERFGLENLFPQPIFLATAVFMVVMLASIAASWILSRHLAIMPLITGVVVLVMGGLTLWLQDDTFIKVKPTIVNVFFGAVLLVGLAFGRSLLAYVFDAAFALDNQGWRKLTLRWGVFFFVLAGLNEFVWRTQSTDFWVAFKVWGTMPLTMIFALAQLPLMQKHMLPDPEDEQI
- a CDS encoding MarR family transcriptional regulator, whose product is MDDRPDSSNVSNDRDGTAPVSFWLKRAAQYSADLYSDRRGKSGLTQRQFTVLEAVFHNEGQSQTTLVKETGIDRSTLADLVNRLETHGYLSRKRSDKDARVNFVSLTEAGRDMLINAQPQVSLVDQALVEALPERNRKAFVASLQLLSEKLDEAE
- the dapF gene encoding diaminopimelate epimerase; this translates as MSTNTHIPFRKMNGLGNDFIIVDGRSEVRRFTPEQVHAWSHRQTGIGCDQFIVMEQSDVADLRMRIYNAEGHEVESCGNASRCVADILFSETGADTATIDTKGGFLACRKADAGLVSVDMGVPKFGWQDIPLAEEFHDTRGIELQIGPIDAPILHTPSVVNVGNPHAIFWVDDIDVTDLSKTGPLLENHPMFPERANISLARVLSPAQIEVKVWERGVGLTRACGTAACAVAVSAARTKRSGREVTITLPGGDLLIEWDERDHILMTGPVSYDFEGDLSVLEDAAP